The Saxibacter everestensis genome has a window encoding:
- a CDS encoding PLP-dependent aminotransferase family protein has translation MAPNDGTQLDPWAGSYAARAVGLVSSEVRALFSVASRPDVVNLGGGSPYVSALPLDDIAELCARLVRERGAEALQYGTGQGTEELREQISLVMEREGIVAHPDDLVVTTGSQQALDLVSKVFLDPGDVVVAEGPSYVGALGTFTSYQADVVHVEMDDDGLIPEQLEETLRRLAVERRRPKLLYLIPNFQNPSGVTLSGPRRIQILEIARRHKLLVIEDNPYGLISFDSEPLPALRSHDEDGVIYLGSFSKTLASGLRVGWAAAPPAIREKLVSASESTVLSPSMFNQLVVSTYLANNDWDGQIKVFRELYRERRDALLQALADFVPQARWTRPAGGFFVWMTLPTGMNSKLMLPRAVSERVAYTPGTGFFADGRGSGHLRLAYSGPTPDRIREGVRRLATVIDAEQEMLTTFTGEVPIIAG, from the coding sequence GTGGCACCAAATGACGGCACTCAGCTTGATCCCTGGGCTGGCTCATACGCGGCACGCGCAGTCGGTTTGGTGTCATCGGAGGTACGCGCGTTGTTCAGCGTTGCCTCCCGACCGGATGTAGTCAACCTGGGGGGTGGATCTCCCTATGTGAGCGCCCTGCCACTCGACGATATTGCCGAACTGTGCGCTCGGCTCGTCCGGGAGCGTGGCGCGGAAGCGCTGCAGTACGGCACCGGGCAAGGGACCGAGGAACTGCGGGAACAAATTTCGCTGGTGATGGAGCGCGAAGGCATAGTCGCCCATCCCGACGATCTCGTCGTGACCACCGGATCCCAGCAGGCGCTCGACCTGGTCAGCAAGGTCTTTCTCGATCCGGGAGATGTCGTCGTCGCAGAAGGGCCGAGCTACGTTGGCGCCCTCGGCACCTTCACCTCTTACCAAGCGGATGTAGTGCATGTCGAGATGGACGACGACGGCCTCATTCCCGAGCAGCTGGAAGAAACTCTGCGCCGATTGGCCGTTGAGCGACGGCGGCCAAAACTGCTCTACCTGATTCCGAACTTTCAGAATCCTTCGGGTGTCACACTGAGCGGGCCACGCCGGATTCAGATTCTCGAAATAGCCCGCCGACATAAGCTGCTGGTTATCGAAGACAATCCGTACGGGCTGATTTCGTTCGACTCGGAGCCGTTGCCGGCGCTACGCTCGCACGACGAAGACGGCGTAATCTATCTCGGCTCATTCTCGAAGACCCTTGCCTCGGGCCTCCGAGTCGGTTGGGCTGCCGCTCCCCCCGCGATCCGCGAGAAGCTGGTTTCAGCCAGTGAATCAACAGTTCTCAGTCCCAGCATGTTCAACCAGCTCGTGGTCTCAACCTACCTGGCAAACAACGACTGGGACGGCCAGATAAAGGTGTTCCGCGAACTGTATCGTGAACGGCGCGACGCACTATTGCAGGCCCTTGCAGACTTCGTACCGCAGGCAAGGTGGACGCGGCCAGCTGGAGGGTTCTTTGTCTGGATGACACTGCCGACCGGGATGAACTCCAAGCTCATGCTGCCCCGAGCTGTTTCTGAGCGAGTGGCCTATACACCGGGCACCGGATTCTTCGCGGATGGCAGGGGCTCCGGCCACCTGCGGCTGGCGTACAGTGGACCTACTCCGGATCGGATTCGGGAAGGGGTACGCCGCCTGGCAACAGTGATTGACGCCGAGCAGGAGATGCTAACCACCTTCACGGGCGAAGTCCCGATTATTGCCGGTTGA
- a CDS encoding TetR/AcrR family transcriptional regulator produces MGTRRDTLVAAAMHLFAERGYDGTSVADIQIAAGLTGGSGALYKHFTSKDAVLEAGVDAYLESLAENSSTTVRELPPDLREALQVIASSVIESMTADKAILRVFLRDLGHHPDLVERLWNGVLSNVYTEMADWIRGQVAGGVSSVSDPDAVATVLISALTQWPILYALIEKTPGNFERSAFVSAWVDTAIRVLQTPSVH; encoded by the coding sequence ATGGGAACAAGACGAGACACGCTAGTCGCTGCCGCCATGCACCTGTTCGCTGAGCGCGGCTATGACGGCACGTCGGTGGCGGACATCCAGATCGCCGCCGGGCTGACCGGTGGATCGGGTGCCCTCTACAAGCACTTCACCAGCAAGGACGCCGTACTCGAAGCCGGGGTTGACGCCTATCTCGAATCCCTGGCCGAGAACAGCAGCACAACTGTCCGCGAGCTACCGCCCGATCTCAGAGAGGCTTTGCAGGTCATCGCATCGAGCGTGATCGAATCGATGACCGCGGACAAGGCAATCCTTCGCGTGTTCCTTCGCGACCTCGGTCACCACCCAGACCTCGTGGAGCGACTCTGGAATGGTGTGTTATCGAACGTCTACACGGAGATGGCCGACTGGATCAGGGGCCAGGTGGCAGGCGGAGTGTCCAGCGTGTCGGATCCGGATGCTGTCGCGACGGTACTGATCAGTGCTCTGACCCAGTGGCCTATCCTCTACGCCCTCATCGAGAAGACCCCAGGCAATTTCGAGCGTTCGGCATTCGTCTCGGCGTGGGTGGACACCGCCATCCGCGTCCTTCAGACACCGTCCGTGCACTGA
- a CDS encoding DUF2809 domain-containing protein: MSGEAHGRGMRRPMLFATGLLVTAAGLAVHLLGSGTAAGLVADGLYAVLVYLILAFAWPRAAILRVGSVALLACVLIELAQLSLLPAALASWWAPFRLVLGTTFSAVDLVAYAGGVLAALGGDAGAARLARRRSGKADEQQLIAH, from the coding sequence ATGAGCGGCGAAGCGCACGGCAGAGGGATGCGGCGACCCATGCTGTTCGCCACTGGCCTACTGGTGACGGCGGCAGGCCTGGCCGTTCACCTGCTCGGATCCGGTACCGCGGCAGGTTTGGTCGCCGATGGGTTGTACGCCGTCCTGGTCTATCTGATTCTGGCCTTCGCCTGGCCACGGGCCGCGATTCTTCGGGTCGGGTCGGTCGCCCTTCTGGCCTGTGTGCTGATCGAACTGGCTCAGCTCTCCCTCCTGCCCGCAGCGCTTGCCTCGTGGTGGGCACCGTTTCGGCTTGTGCTTGGCACGACATTTTCAGCTGTCGATCTCGTGGCCTATGCGGGTGGAGTACTGGCGGCCCTGGGCGGCGACGCTGGAGCGGCACGGCTGGCAAGGCGTCGCAGCGGCAAAGCGGACGAACAACAGCTCATCGCCCACTGA
- a CDS encoding N-acetylmuramoyl-L-alanine amidase → MRTNAERPIALILRRGDRSSALPSIREQLIRSGSQISHLSPADVDNPELFDDHVDAAVRAFQQDRGLLVDGVIGPQTVRALDSAHWALGDRILRFDPVRILQGDDVVSLQKRLRDLGVFTGQVDGMLGVETEAALRELQRGLGLTADGVCGPATLRGISKLGRAVTGGNPFAMHEAERVVSAGSSLAGKVIVIESGGEKPSAGNGLLESNVAADVARRLEGRLSAVGAAAIATTDASAMSAALSEDVVADIYLSIRCDASPSAEPNGFATFYYGKDNDAADASPIGASLAGLIQREVIARTDLLDCRSHARSWDVLRRVPMPAVQLAVGYLSNPGDARRLADPAFRDTVAEAVLAAIQRLYLPEDDDRPTGTLRVDEVLAYTRRK, encoded by the coding sequence ATGCGCACCAACGCCGAACGTCCCATCGCACTCATCCTGCGGCGCGGAGACCGCAGTTCGGCGCTGCCCTCGATTCGCGAGCAGCTGATTCGTTCCGGGTCGCAGATATCGCACCTTTCCCCGGCCGATGTCGACAACCCAGAGCTGTTCGATGATCACGTCGACGCGGCCGTGCGCGCCTTCCAGCAGGACCGGGGGCTGCTCGTCGACGGCGTGATCGGGCCGCAAACGGTACGCGCGTTGGACAGCGCACACTGGGCGCTTGGCGACCGGATTCTGCGCTTCGATCCGGTTCGCATCCTGCAAGGGGATGACGTGGTATCCCTGCAAAAGCGACTCCGTGACCTCGGCGTGTTCACCGGGCAGGTGGACGGAATGCTCGGCGTGGAAACGGAAGCTGCCTTGCGCGAGCTGCAACGTGGGCTGGGACTTACGGCGGACGGCGTCTGCGGGCCGGCCACGCTTCGCGGAATCTCGAAGCTGGGGCGTGCAGTTACCGGCGGAAATCCATTCGCGATGCACGAGGCCGAACGCGTGGTGAGTGCCGGCTCTTCGCTGGCCGGCAAAGTGATCGTCATCGAGTCCGGCGGCGAAAAGCCGAGCGCAGGCAACGGACTGCTGGAATCCAACGTTGCCGCCGACGTCGCCCGTCGGTTGGAGGGTCGACTCTCTGCCGTCGGCGCCGCCGCAATTGCCACTACCGATGCGAGTGCGATGTCCGCGGCGTTATCCGAAGACGTCGTCGCAGACATCTACCTCTCCATCCGCTGCGATGCGAGTCCGAGTGCCGAGCCGAACGGCTTCGCCACGTTCTACTACGGCAAGGACAACGACGCCGCGGATGCTTCACCGATCGGCGCCTCGCTGGCCGGGCTGATCCAGCGCGAAGTGATCGCCCGCACCGATCTGCTCGACTGCCGCTCGCACGCCCGGTCCTGGGATGTGCTGCGCAGGGTTCCGATGCCGGCGGTCCAGCTGGCGGTCGGCTACCTCTCCAATCCAGGCGACGCGCGTCGGCTTGCCGACCCTGCCTTCCGCGACACCGTTGCCGAAGCCGTTCTCGCTGCCATCCAGCGGCTGTACCTACCCGAAGATGATGATCGCCCCACCGGGACGCTCCGCGTCGATGAGGTGCTTGCCTACACCCGGCGTAAGTAG
- the trxA gene encoding thioredoxin, whose amino-acid sequence MSQEVTDSTFDAEVLQSDKPVLVDFWAPWCGPCRQVSPVVDEIGVENAEKLHVVKVNTDENMQTAAKYGITSIPALYVFNKGEVVKTIIGARPKPALLSELTEFIA is encoded by the coding sequence ATGTCTCAGGAAGTTACCGACAGCACCTTCGACGCCGAGGTTCTGCAGTCCGACAAGCCCGTCCTGGTCGACTTCTGGGCACCATGGTGCGGCCCCTGCCGCCAGGTCAGCCCCGTGGTCGATGAAATCGGTGTCGAGAACGCCGAGAAGCTGCATGTCGTCAAGGTCAACACGGACGAGAACATGCAGACCGCCGCCAAGTACGGAATCACGTCGATCCCGGCGCTGTACGTCTTCAACAAGGGCGAGGTGGTCAAGACGATCATCGGCGCGCGACCGAAGCCAGCCCTGTTGTCCGAACTCACCGAGTTCATCGCTTAG
- the trxB gene encoding thioredoxin-disulfide reductase — MTDNATDASAIIHDVVIVGSGPAGYTAAIYTARANLKPLVIAGSVTAGGELMNTTDVENFPGFPKGIMGPDLMENMREQAEKFGAEVIYDDVSELTLDDSVKTITTALGTTVRARSVILSTGSAYRELGLPREKELSGHGVSWCATCDGFFFRDQNIVVVGGGDSALEEATFLTKFASKVTVIHRRSELRASKVMQDRAFADEKIEFLFDHEVAEIHGQSKVEGLGVRNTLTGELSTLDATGMFVAIGSDPRVSIFADQLTLRDDGYLSVEGRSSKTGLPGVFAAGDVIDPVYRQAVTAAGSGCVAALDAEHYLASLV, encoded by the coding sequence GTGACCGACAACGCAACAGATGCCAGCGCCATCATTCACGACGTGGTCATCGTCGGATCCGGCCCTGCGGGATACACGGCCGCGATCTACACCGCGCGTGCCAACCTCAAGCCACTGGTCATCGCCGGCTCGGTGACCGCCGGTGGCGAGTTGATGAACACCACCGATGTCGAGAACTTCCCCGGTTTCCCTAAGGGCATTATGGGCCCCGACCTGATGGAAAACATGCGCGAACAGGCGGAGAAGTTCGGCGCCGAGGTGATCTATGACGACGTCAGCGAGTTGACCCTCGATGACTCGGTCAAGACGATCACCACCGCGCTCGGCACCACCGTGCGTGCCCGTTCCGTTATCCTCTCGACCGGCTCGGCGTACCGCGAACTCGGACTGCCTCGTGAAAAGGAGCTTTCCGGCCACGGCGTCAGCTGGTGCGCCACCTGCGACGGCTTCTTCTTCCGCGACCAGAACATCGTCGTGGTGGGCGGCGGCGACTCCGCCCTTGAAGAGGCAACGTTCCTGACCAAGTTCGCTTCCAAGGTCACGGTGATTCACCGCCGGAGCGAACTGCGCGCCTCGAAGGTCATGCAGGATCGTGCCTTCGCCGATGAAAAGATCGAGTTCCTGTTCGACCACGAAGTCGCCGAGATCCATGGTCAGTCGAAGGTCGAGGGCCTCGGAGTACGCAACACGCTGACCGGCGAGCTGTCCACGCTGGACGCTACCGGAATGTTTGTGGCAATTGGTTCCGATCCCCGAGTTTCGATATTCGCGGATCAGCTCACGCTGCGCGACGACGGCTATCTTTCCGTCGAGGGTCGCAGCTCGAAGACCGGGCTGCCCGGCGTTTTCGCTGCCGGCGACGTCATCGACCCGGTTTACCGGCAGGCCGTCACGGCCGCGGGTTCGGGATGCGTCGCCGCACTCGACGCGGAACACTACCTGGCTTCGCTCGTCTAG
- a CDS encoding protein kinase family protein, whose amino-acid sequence MEVIALAGITRGSIIGGRYVISEIEHPWISEDPARGNVSTAIDGILDRPVRLYTAEAAQSADILDAARRVALLSEPRSPRILDVGSEGELTYVVVEETGGRPLSDILSHGPLRPEQARALVGEVAETLASSSSRGLHHGRLRPSNVDIDDKGRVYVRGIGIDTAAADGDALEGAPARQQDALSLVSLLYAACTGYWPAEQGIDGLEAAPVQGDAIAPPGDVTPGIPNDIDSLAAAVFGRVEDGPRTPAEVASYLGPWQNDELEAVFSKGIAAAGVPFRPNPIEEIPGLYVAAEEAAKAEAAGLAEPPPKQTPAQISAIIRNAASKTGDRVSGFTSRPGAKGLAAGIAADQGADAEDLDDALAMRSPSRFPLASGPSYHSTEPGGFYQAEDDSGVPPDAPAPAVTPRPARPQSKSAAPSAATNAAKTAAPSAARPAGSQARGKTPAQPVAPPVAPAKGKGAKNGQPVSPDTNPIKRAVKSGNPARAAAAKAALTAGLGPEETTSVLPAVGARSVGSGDGVPGKPSSAAMSEGGKPRRLAPSRIGALVVGALVIVGVVIALINLSSIGGDEEPTAQSPTASPTAKPAETKEPDEDKAEPEKTSPVFKKATSIDPGGDGKEYEERAKSVLLDKKGAWSTETYSSAEFGGLKKGLGLSLSLEEKTKVSAVKLKSNTKSGSFEIRASDDGEYKGSEVVGKGKFKDGTVEIEFDEPIETEHLIVWITKLGKSEGGYSAEISEVEPIGVG is encoded by the coding sequence ATGGAGGTGATTGCCCTGGCTGGCATCACACGGGGCTCGATTATTGGTGGGCGTTACGTCATCTCCGAAATCGAACATCCCTGGATCAGTGAGGACCCGGCCCGCGGCAACGTTTCCACCGCCATCGACGGCATTCTGGACCGTCCGGTACGCCTTTACACCGCAGAGGCAGCACAAAGCGCAGACATTCTGGACGCCGCCAGGCGAGTCGCTTTGCTGAGCGAGCCACGTAGCCCTCGCATCCTCGATGTCGGGTCGGAAGGTGAGCTGACCTATGTCGTGGTTGAGGAAACCGGTGGCCGGCCACTTTCCGACATCCTGTCCCACGGCCCGCTCAGGCCGGAGCAGGCACGCGCCCTCGTCGGCGAGGTCGCCGAAACGCTGGCAAGTTCCTCATCCCGGGGCCTGCACCATGGCCGGCTCCGGCCGTCCAATGTCGATATCGACGACAAGGGCCGGGTGTACGTGCGGGGCATCGGCATCGATACCGCCGCGGCCGATGGCGACGCGCTGGAAGGCGCCCCTGCCAGGCAGCAGGACGCGCTGAGCCTGGTCTCACTGCTCTATGCCGCGTGTACCGGCTACTGGCCCGCCGAACAAGGCATCGACGGCCTCGAAGCGGCTCCGGTGCAAGGGGACGCCATCGCCCCGCCAGGTGATGTGACCCCAGGCATCCCGAATGACATCGACAGTCTTGCCGCCGCCGTTTTCGGCCGTGTCGAGGACGGTCCGCGTACGCCGGCCGAGGTAGCCAGTTATCTGGGGCCTTGGCAGAACGATGAGCTGGAAGCCGTCTTCTCAAAGGGCATCGCCGCCGCCGGCGTCCCGTTCAGGCCGAACCCGATCGAGGAGATTCCTGGCCTGTACGTCGCCGCTGAGGAGGCAGCCAAGGCTGAGGCTGCGGGTCTGGCCGAGCCGCCGCCCAAACAAACTCCGGCGCAGATCAGCGCGATCATCCGGAACGCGGCGAGTAAAACCGGGGATCGGGTATCCGGCTTCACCTCGCGGCCCGGCGCCAAGGGGCTAGCAGCCGGTATTGCCGCCGATCAGGGCGCCGATGCCGAGGACCTGGATGATGCCCTCGCCATGCGGTCGCCGTCCCGCTTCCCGCTAGCCTCCGGCCCGAGCTACCACTCGACCGAACCCGGTGGTTTCTACCAGGCCGAGGACGACAGCGGCGTTCCACCTGACGCCCCGGCCCCCGCTGTCACCCCTCGTCCCGCCAGGCCGCAATCCAAATCGGCTGCACCGTCGGCCGCGACTAATGCCGCAAAGACAGCTGCACCGTCCGCCGCAAGGCCGGCCGGATCTCAAGCACGCGGCAAGACTCCCGCTCAGCCAGTTGCGCCTCCGGTGGCACCGGCAAAGGGTAAGGGCGCGAAGAACGGCCAGCCGGTCAGTCCTGATACCAACCCGATCAAGCGTGCGGTGAAATCGGGCAACCCGGCACGGGCCGCCGCGGCAAAAGCAGCGCTCACCGCAGGATTGGGACCGGAAGAGACCACCTCGGTGCTCCCCGCTGTCGGCGCGCGGTCAGTCGGCTCCGGCGATGGAGTTCCCGGGAAACCGAGTTCCGCCGCAATGAGCGAGGGCGGTAAGCCGAGACGCCTCGCTCCCTCCAGGATCGGTGCCCTGGTTGTTGGCGCGCTCGTGATAGTCGGTGTCGTCATCGCGTTGATCAACCTCTCCTCCATCGGCGGGGACGAGGAACCGACGGCGCAGTCACCGACAGCATCACCGACGGCGAAACCCGCTGAAACGAAGGAGCCTGACGAAGACAAGGCCGAGCCGGAGAAGACCTCGCCCGTGTTCAAGAAGGCAACCTCGATCGACCCCGGTGGCGACGGCAAGGAGTACGAGGAACGGGCCAAGAGCGTGCTGCTGGATAAGAAGGGGGCCTGGAGCACCGAGACGTACAGCTCGGCGGAGTTCGGCGGTCTCAAGAAGGGCCTGGGCCTGTCTCTGTCCCTTGAGGAGAAGACCAAGGTCAGCGCGGTCAAGCTGAAATCCAATACCAAGAGCGGATCCTTCGAGATCCGGGCCTCGGATGACGGCGAATACAAGGGATCGGAGGTCGTCGGCAAGGGTAAGTTCAAGGATGGCACCGTCGAGATTGAATTCGACGAGCCGATCGAAACCGAGCACCTGATTGTGTGGATCACAAAGCTAGGCAAGTCAGAGGGCGGCTACAGCGCCGAGATCTCCGAAGTCGAGCCGATCGGCGTGGGCTGA
- the murJ gene encoding murein biosynthesis integral membrane protein MurJ, translated as MSGKTASFGRSSLIMTAGTLVSRILGFVKAIVLAAAIGSTIGGSADAFDVANKIPNNIYMLIAGGVLNAVLVPQIVRASKQSDGGKNYTDRLLTLSISGLLIVTLILTALSGLMVRVYASSGWSQDQIALATAFAYWCIPQVFFYGLYTLLGQVLNAKGSFGPYMWAPVINNIVSIAGLVAFIALFGRGDQGQHPVGSWDDGKISLIAGTATLGVVAQALILIWPLMRSGFRFMPRFGFRGVGLSRASKVAGWTFAAVLIGQIGFIVTSQVASSATSQSGESSASNAAYTLGFLVFMLPHSLAAVSIATALFTPMSHDAASGDLDAVRRNFSAGLRTVAVVNVFATAALLVLAGQVGLILAGGTREQGASIGMVIVAMVLGLVPFSANYLIQRVFYAFEDARTPFLVQIPVVVLTAAGVLASATLPKQWIVVGIGLAMSLANTIGAVLAAGQLRRRLGSIDGDRILSAHVKLAFAAVLSSAAGVLSLWPLAEFSWSGRAGSFVTVLIVGTVMAIVYFVFCHVFRVSEVRDVLAAVVGRRGRQVR; from the coding sequence GTGAGTGGTAAGACAGCAAGTTTCGGCCGCTCATCACTGATCATGACCGCAGGCACCCTGGTGTCGCGAATACTCGGCTTCGTTAAGGCGATCGTTCTCGCCGCCGCCATCGGCTCGACGATCGGCGGCTCGGCGGACGCCTTCGATGTCGCTAACAAGATCCCGAACAACATCTACATGCTGATCGCCGGTGGCGTGCTCAATGCCGTACTGGTACCGCAGATCGTCCGGGCGTCCAAACAGTCTGATGGCGGCAAGAACTACACCGACCGGCTGCTTACCCTTTCGATTTCCGGCCTGCTCATAGTCACATTGATTCTGACCGCGCTCTCCGGGCTCATGGTCAGGGTCTACGCAAGCTCCGGCTGGAGCCAGGATCAAATTGCGCTGGCCACCGCATTCGCCTACTGGTGCATTCCGCAGGTCTTCTTCTACGGCTTGTACACGCTGCTCGGGCAGGTGCTCAACGCCAAGGGCTCCTTCGGTCCATACATGTGGGCACCGGTGATCAACAACATCGTGTCGATCGCCGGCCTTGTCGCCTTCATCGCGCTGTTCGGCCGCGGTGACCAGGGCCAGCACCCGGTTGGCAGCTGGGACGACGGAAAGATCTCGCTGATCGCCGGCACCGCGACCCTCGGCGTCGTGGCGCAGGCCCTGATCCTGATCTGGCCGCTGATGCGCTCCGGGTTCCGTTTCATGCCGAGATTCGGCTTCCGCGGCGTCGGTCTGAGCAGAGCATCAAAGGTTGCGGGGTGGACGTTCGCCGCCGTGCTCATCGGCCAGATCGGCTTCATCGTCACCTCTCAGGTCGCGTCGTCGGCGACATCCCAATCCGGCGAGTCCTCGGCGTCCAATGCGGCGTACACCCTGGGTTTCCTGGTATTCATGCTCCCGCATTCCCTGGCGGCGGTGTCCATCGCGACGGCGCTGTTCACGCCGATGAGCCACGACGCGGCGAGCGGGGACCTCGACGCGGTCCGGCGGAATTTTTCGGCCGGACTGCGAACGGTGGCCGTGGTCAACGTCTTTGCCACGGCGGCGCTCCTGGTGCTCGCCGGGCAGGTGGGGCTGATCCTCGCCGGCGGCACCAGGGAACAGGGCGCGTCCATCGGGATGGTCATCGTCGCCATGGTCCTGGGACTCGTGCCGTTTAGCGCCAACTATCTGATCCAACGGGTCTTCTATGCCTTCGAAGACGCCCGGACGCCTTTCCTGGTACAAATCCCGGTCGTCGTGCTGACCGCTGCCGGTGTGCTGGCCTCGGCAACACTGCCTAAGCAATGGATCGTCGTCGGCATCGGGCTGGCGATGAGCCTCGCCAATACGATTGGCGCGGTGCTTGCCGCCGGACAGCTGCGCCGCCGGCTGGGCTCCATCGACGGCGACCGAATTCTCTCCGCCCACGTCAAACTGGCCTTCGCTGCGGTCTTGTCGTCGGCAGCCGGCGTCCTCTCCCTCTGGCCGCTCGCCGAATTCTCCTGGAGCGGGCGGGCGGGATCGTTCGTCACAGTCCTCATCGTCGGAACCGTGATGGCAATCGTGTACTTCGTTTTCTGCCACGTCTTCCGGGTCAGCGAAGTCCGTGACGTACTCGCAGCTGTTGTGGGCCGTCGCGGCCGTCAAGTTCGTTAG